GAGGCCACCGCGCGCTGCTGGACCACCGGGGCGATCGGCAGCACCGGGAAGATCTTGCTGGCCACCACGACCTTGGCTCGGTCGTCGCCGAGCGCCGCGCCGAGGATCCGCTCGCTGCGGCCGAAGCCGTACAGCTCGGCGGTGTCGAAGAGGGTGACCCCGAGCTCGAGCGCCCGCCGCACGATGTCCGCCGCCCGGCGCTCGTAGTCCGGGCCGTAACCCCACTCCTTCGACCCGAACTGCCAGGTGCCCAGGCCGATCTTGGAGATGGGCTTGGGGGTGTCGAGCTGGACGAAGCGCATGGCCTCGAAGCTACCCGGCAGGGCGGATCGGCACGCCCGTTCCGACGCCCGCGCCCTCCGCACTTCCGCCGCGACCTCTGGCCGCGGAGCCGCCCGGGGGCGGGGCTAGGGTCTTCGGAGTGACCTACCTTGCCGCCGATGAGCGCTACGACACCATGACCTACCGGCGCAGCGGACGCAGTGGGCTCCCGCTGCCCGCCATCTCGCTGGGGCTGTGGCACAACTTCGGGCCGGACCGCCCGTTCGAGCGGCAGCGGGACATCATCCGCCGCGCCTTCGACCTCGGGATCACCCACTTCGACCTGGCCAACAACTACGGCCCGCCGCCCGGCTCAGCGGAGGAGAACTTCGGCCGGCTGCTCGCCACCGACCTCAAGCCGTACCGGGACGAGCTGGTCGTCTCCAGCAAGGCCGGCTATCTGATGTGGCCGGGCCCGTACGGCGAGTGGGGTTCGCGCAAGTACCTGATCTCCTCGCTGGACCAGTCGCTGCGCCGGATGGGGCTGGACTACGTCGACGTCTTCTACTCCCACCGGTTCGACCCGGACACTCCCCTGGAGGAGACGATGGGCGCGCTCGACGCGATCGTCCGCTCCGGCAAGGCGCTCTACGTCGGCGTCTCGAACCACAACTCCGAGCAGACCGCCCGGGCCGCCGCCATCCTGCGGGACCTGGGTACGCCGCTGCTGATCAACCAGCCGTCGTACTCGATGCTCAACCGCTGGATCGAGGACGACGGCCTGCTCGACACGCTGGAGAACGTGGGCGCCGGCTGCATCGCGTACAGCCCGCTCGCGCAGGGCCTGCTCACCGACCGCTACCTCGGCGGCATCCCCGCGGACTCCCGGGTACGCACCAGCGTGTTCCTCAACGAGAGCGACCTCAGCCCGGAGAAGATGGCCACGATCCGGGCGCTCGGCGCGATCGCCGAGCGGCGCGGCCAGTCGCTGGCCCAGTTGGCGCTGGCCTGGGCGCTGCGCGACCCACGGATGACCAGCCTGATCATCGGCGCGAGCAGCGTGGCACAGCTCGAGGGGAACGTGGCCGCGCTGGACAACCTCGACTTCACCACCGAGGAGCTGGCCGAGATCGACCATCACCTGGGCTGACCCGCGTTGTCGGACCGCGCCGTCAACGTCCGTCGCCGGACGGCCGCGACGGTGCGGTCCGGCGCACCTTCCCTCGGGGACTGAGCCGGCTCACCAGATCCGGCGGCGGCCGGCACGGTGGTTGCGTACCTCGCAGGTGCGGCCGACCGGCACGCTGCCGGCCCGGCGCAGCCGCATCCCGACGGTGGCCGCCAACAGCACGGTGACCACCGCGGCGGCCCCGGCCACCAGCGGCCAGCGGACGCCGCCGAGGTCGGTCACCGAGGCCACCGGCACCCCGGCCTCCGCCGGGACGCCGGCCGCGCCGCCCGGCGCGGCGGCCGGTGCGAGGGCACCCGGGGTGGCCCGCTCGATGGTGGCGGCCGGACTGGCCGACGGGCCGCCGCGGGCGCCGGACGCGGTGCCGGAGGACGACCGGAAGACCACGTCGGAGCAGGAGTAGTACGTGTCCTGGGTGTCGGAGTTCTGCCAGATGATGTAGATCAGGTGCCGGCCGCTGCGCCCCGACGGCAGCCGCCCCGGCATCTGGTACGCGCCGGCGCGGATCGGCGGGTCGGTGACCGTCAGGAACGGCCGGGTCTCCAGGTCGGCCCAGGTCAGCCGCCGGCTCGGGTCGTAGGAGGCGGTGGTGGCGTAGAGCCGGAACGTGCCCTTGTGCGGGATCGTGGTCCGGTACTTGAAGGTGTACCGGCCACCGGCGGTCAGCGTCGTCGCCGGCCAGTCGGTGCGGGCCAGGTCCAGCCCCCGGTACGCGGACAGCCCGCCGCTGCACAGCTCGCCGTCGGGGATCCGCTCCCGGTCCCGGCCGTCGATCCGGGCGACCCGGATGTTGTCCCACTCCCGTACCGCCGCACCGGCCGCGATCGCCGCGCGGCAGGCTGTCGTCGCCGCGTGGCCGCCCTCCGGGCCGCAGGCCGCCGCCCGGCTGAGCGGGTCGGTCGGTGCACCGTGCGCGGCGGCGGGCGCGGCGGCGAGCAGCAGGGTCGCGGCGACGACCGCGACGGCGGCGAGCATTCGGCGTACGGCCATGTGATCGACCTCCCGGGCAGAGGTACGGGCGGGGAGCGGCAAAGGTTCGACGGTTACCCCGACGCGCGTCGGCAACGGGTCGACGACGCCGGCCGGGTGGCTGTTCTTCTCCCCGCGGCGTCTCGGCGGCGCGGGTCAGCCGAACGGTCGATCCGGTGGGGACGGTCCGGTCGGGGGGCGGCGGGCGGCCCGGGTCTGGCCCTACAGTAACCACACCCTGTGATCAAGGAGCGTCCCGTGTCCGAGCCGCCACCGGCGCCAGATTCCCCCCGGACCGCCCCGGCGGCCGGGCCGACGGGTGGCGACGCACCCGGCGACGCCACGCCGTACCTGCTCGTCATGCCCACCACAGACGGGTCGCCGCCCGACATCGTCTGGCCCGGCCAGGAGGGCCAGCCCGCCTGGGCAATCCCGGTCACCGTCCCGGCCGGCACGCGCGGGTACGCCGTCTTCCTGCCGCTGGTCCCGGCCCCCGCCGGCGAGGGGCCGGCCGCCCCGCCGCCCCCGGTCGCCCCCCAGGCCACGGCCGGCGCCCCGGTCATCCCCGCGCAGGTCGCGACGCCTGACGCCCCGGCCTCCGTCGCCGACGGCTCGGCCGAGCAGACGCCCCCGAACGCCCCGGAAACGGCCACCGCCGAGGGCTCCGCGCCCGCCTCGCCGGTGACCGCGCCGACATCCGCCGGGGCGACACAGCCCGCAGCGGCACCGACCGCCGCCGCCGCGGGGACGCCGTCCGGGCCCGCGCCGACCGTGCCGCAGCAGCGTCTCGTCCCGGGCCGCCCCGAGGCCGTGCTGCAGCCGGCGATCGGCCCGGGCGCCCCGACGGCGCCGTACGCCGGGCAGCCGGCGCCGCCCTGGGCGACCTTCCCGCCGCAGCCGGGCGCGACCTGGGCGCCCCGCCCGCCGGTGCCCCGGACCTCGTTCCTCGGCGCCAGCTGGCCGGGGCCGCAGCCGGCCACCGGTCGGGCCACCCCGCTCGCGGTGCTCGCCGGCGCGCTCGGGATCGCGTTCTTCGTCCCGCTGAGCCGGACCGGCATCGGCTGGTTCCTCGGCTGGCTCGTCCTGACCGCCGGCGTGGTCGCCGCGGTCCGGCGGGGCACCGCCGAACTGCCCCGCACCGAACGCCTGGTTCGCGGCGGTTGGGCGGTGGCGGCCCTGGCGCTGCTCTCCGTCCTCGCCTTCCGCAACGCCTGGTGGCTGGTGACGTTCTGCGTCCTCGGCGCGCTCGGCTGCGCGACGCTGGCCATCGTGGGCGGCCGGCTGGTCCGCTCGATCCTGTTCAGCCTGGTCGCCGCGCCGTTCGCGGCGCTCCGCGGCCTGCCCTGGGTACGTCGGCACATCACCGCCACCCCCGACACGGGGATGGTTCGCCGGGTGACCGGTTCGGTCGTCGCGACGGTGCTGGTGCTGCTGGTCTTCGGCGGCCTGCTCTCCTCGGCCGATGCGGCGTTCTCCGAGGTTCTCGGCGCGATCGTCCCAGAGATCAACGTCGGTACGGTGTTCCGCTGGATCTTCCTGGCCGTGGTGGGCGCGCTGATCGCGGTCGCCGCCGTCTACACGCTGGCCGCCCCGCCGGACCTGTCCACCGTGGACAAGCCGAGCAGGCGCAACCTCGGCCTGCTGGAGTGGGCCCCGGCCATCGGCGCGCTGACGGTGCTCTTCGCCGGCTTCGTCGTCGTGCAGTTCACCGTGCTCTTCGGCGGCCAGCGGCACGTCCAGAAGGTCGCCGGGCTCAGCTACTCCGAGTACGCCCGCAGCGGCTTCTGGCAGCTGCTCTTCGTCACCCTGCTGACCCTGGCGGTGCTCGGTGCGGTGAGCCGCTGGGCCAGCCGGGAACGCAAGGTCGAGCGCACCGTGCTGCGCGTCCTGCTCGGCCTGCTCAGCGCGCTCAGCGTGGTGATCGTGGTGTCGGCACTGTCCCGCATGTACACGTACCAGAAGGTCTACAGCTTCACCGGCGAGCGGATCTTCGTGATGGCGTTCGAGCTGCTGCTCGGGGCGGTCTTCCTGATGATCCTGGCCGCCGGGATCCGGTGGCGGGGCCGGTGGATCCCCGGCGCGACCGTGGGGCTGGCCGTGGTGATGCTGCTCAGCCTGGCCGTGCTCAACCCGGAGGACTACGCCGCCCAGCGCAACATCGCCCGGTACCAGCAGACCGGCAAGATCGACGCCTGGTACCTGCGGGCGCTCTCCGCCGACGCCACGCCTTCCCTGACCCGGCTGCCGGACCCGGTACGCCGGTGCACGCTCAGCTGGGTCGACGACGACCTGGCCGAGCCCGACCCCTGGTACGCCTGGAACCTGGGCCGGTACCGGGCCCGTCAGGCCCTCGACCGGATCGGCGAGGACGCCGTCGGCGGGCCGAAGGACTGCCGGGCCGCGGATCAGTTCGACCTGCCCAAGAGCCGCCGTCCGCGCTGACCCTGCCCCGGCGGAGTCGAGGAACGCCCTGGACCGGGATCGGCTCCCGCTCCAGGGCGTTTCGCCTCAGGGACGGTCGTCGAGGAGCTGGTCGAGGCTGACGGCGGTGCTGATCAGCGAGAGGTGGCTGAACGCCTGCGGGAAGTTGCCGATCTGCTCGCCGGTGGGCGCGATCTCCTCCGCGTAGAGCCCGAGGTCACTGCTGTATGTGAGCATCTTCTCGAAGGTCAGTCGGGCTTCGTCGAGCCGACCGGAGTACGCGAGGGCCTGGACGTACCAGAAGGTGCACATGCTGAAGGTGCCCTCGTTGCCGCGCAGGCCGTCGGGTGAGGCGGCCGGCTCGTACCGGTAGACGAGGCTGTCGGAGACGAGTTCGGCGTCCATGGCCCGCAGGGTCGACTGCCACATCGGGTCGGTCGGCGACACGAATCCAACGCCGGGCATGGTGAGCAGCGCCGCGTCCAGGACGTCGGTCGCGTAGTGCTGCACGAAGGCACCGCGTCCGGGGTGGAAGCCGCGCGCCATGATCTGTTCGTAGATGTCGTTGCGGGCGTTCGCCCAGCGGGTGGTGTCGGCCGGCAGGCCACGGCGGTTCGCGAGGCGGATGGCGCGGTCGAGTGCCACCCAGCACATCAGTCGCCCGAAGGTGAAGTCCTGCCGGCCGGAGCGGGTCTCCCAGATCCCGTCCTCGGGTTGGTCCCAGTGGTCACAGAGCCAGTCCACGAGGTGCCGCACGTTCAGCCACCCCTGGTGCGAGCCCTGAAACCCGTGCCTGTCGGCGAGGTGCAGCGCGCTCATCGCCTCACCGTGGATGTCGAGTTGCAGTTGGCCGGCCGCGCCGTTGCCCACGCGCACCGGGCTCGATCCGCGGTATCCCTCGAAGTGGTCGAGCACCTCCTCGGTGAGATCGGGTGAGCCGTCGACCCGGTACATGATCTGGAGCGGCACGCCGGTCGCCACCGAGTCGCGGATGCGATCGTTGAGCCAGCCCAGGTAGCGGCCGGCCTCGTCCGTGAAGCCCAGGCCGAGCAGCGCGTGCACCGAGAGGGAGGCGTCCCGGACCCAGGTGTAGCGGTAGTCCCAGTTGCGCTCGCCGCCGATCTGCTCCGGCAGCCCGGCGGTGGGGGCGGCGATCAGCGCGCCGGTCGGCGCGTACGTCATCAGCTTGAGCGTCATCGCGGAACGCTCGACCATCTCCCGCCACCGGCCGGTGTAGCAGGAGCGGCCGAGCCAGCGCCGCCAGAAGTCGCGGGTCTGGTCGAGCATCTCCCACACCTCACCCGAACTGACCACGCGTGGCGGGCCAGGCGACGCTGTTTCCAGCACGACGCCACCGATTTCGCCCTCTCGGAGCGTGCCGATCGCAGACACGCCCTCGCTGGTACGCCGGATATACGTGTCGACCCCGACCTCGACCTCGCGGACGGGGTTCAGGGTCAGGCTGAGGCTGGGGGTGCGGTAGATGACGCCGTCCGGATACTCGTCGAGTTCGTGCGGATCGCGCCCGTAGTTGAACCGTGGTTGGCACTCGATGCGGAACCGCATCGTGCCGCGAACGATCCGGATCACGCGGACCAGGCGGTGCCGGTCGGTGGCGCGATCTCCCGCGACAGGCATGAAATCCACGAGTTCAGCCACGCCGTCCGCGCTGAGAAAGCGGGTGATCAGGATGGGCGTTCCAGGCACGTACAGCTGTTTGCTCCGGTAGTCGACCCCAACGGGCGAAACCTGGAAGTACCCACCCTCGTGCCGATCGAGCAGGCCACCGAAGATGCTCGGCGAGTCGAAGCGGGGGGCGCAGAACCAGTCCAACGTCCCGTCTCTGCTCACCAGCGCCGCAGTCTGCAGGTCACCGATCAAGCCGTGGCCCTCCACGGCCGGGTACGAGTCCATCAGATCTCCCGCCCTCGCCGACACCGACTGCGGCGACTACCCGAGGGCGGGCGGGACACACCTCGGCCCGGCGGTCCGACCTGGTACGGGGTGTCCCGGCCGGTGCGCCGCCTTGGCTACTCGCGTGGCTACTCAGCCCGCGAAGGTGCAACCGCGTACAAGAGTTCTCATGTCTTCCTTTCAAGTCGTGGACAGTCCGGAGCCAGCCCACGCCAACGCGCCCTCGGAAGCAGCCGTCGTCAAGGAATCACGGCCCCGGTCGAGTTCGAACCTATGACCGTTTTGTCCTCTACACAGCAAATCGCGGAGGTTTCCTACCCGAAGACGACGAAGGGCGCCCGTCATGTCTGACGAACGCCCTGATCGTGAAGGGTGGAGCCGAGGGGACTCGAACCCCTGACCCCCACACTGCCAGGAGCGGGCGAGGCCGGGTCAAGGTCACCGGACACTGCTCAACGGGTCCGCCAAGGTACGGCGGTGTCCGTCAGGATGCGCCGCCTTGGCTACTCGCGTGGCTACTTGACCCGCATCTCACCCTGCGTGCCGGTCCGTAGTGATCCTGATCGGGGGCATCCTGGTCGGGCCAGGAGCGGTTGGGGGTCACCGGTGGGTGCCTTTCCTCCGGGTATGCGACTTCCAACCCGCCGGTGAGCCGCGGCTGTGCGGGCGACGATGAGCGGTATGGGGCATCGGGAAGGCGGTGTACAGGGTCAGGACCTGTTGCAACGTCGCGAGGACGTGCGGCAGGCCAACTTCCTGGAACTGTTCGTCGACCTGGTGTTGGTGTTCGCCCTGGCCGGGGTGGTCAGCCGGGTCGCGCGGGACATCGTCAGCGAAGACGTTGTCGTCCGATGGCGGTCGATGGCCTTCCTGCTCGTGCTGTCGCTGCCGCTGATGTGGTTGTGGATCACGACCGCGCACATCACCAGCTGGTTCGACCCCCGCCGCCGCAAGATCCAGTGGATCGTACTGGCCAGTGCCTTCGGGCTGCTGGTCATGGCCTCATCGCTTCCGTACGCGTTCATCGGCCGCGGGTGGGCGTTCGTGCTGCCGTATGTGATCCTGCAGTGCGGCCGGCCGCTCATCCTGATGCCCGCGCTACGCGGACACCCCCTGCGGCAGCTTTATCGCCGGTCGGTGCTGTGGTTCGCGGCCTCGGCGGTGATCTGGTTCGCCGGCGCGGCCGTCAGCGGCAGCGCCCGGGCCGCCCTGTGGGGGGCCGCCGTAATCGTTGACTTCGTCGCCGCGCAGCTGCGCTGGCCGGTACCGGGGATGGCCGGGCCGCCGGTCAGTGCGTGGGCCACGGACAGCCGCCACCACCTGCCCGAGCGCTACCAGCAGTTCCTGCTGATCGCCCTCGGGGAAACCGTGCTCGCCGTCGGCACCACGCTGACCAACCAGCCGGTCACCACGGCGACCGCCGCGGGGCTGGTGCTGGCGTTCCTGTCGACGGTGCTGCTGTGGCGCATCTACTTCTACCGCTCCGGCCAGGTCCTCGCCGAAGCCGTCGCCGCGGCGGGGAACCGGGACGCCGCCGGCCTCGCCATCGGCACTGCCCACGTCGTCATGGTGCTGGGCATCGTCGCCACCGCCGTCGGCTTCGAGATCGTACTGAAACACCCAGACGGCTCGCCGGAGCCGGCGTGGCTCGTCGCGATCCTCGGCGGTCCGGCACTGTTCCTCTACGGCCGCATCCGTCTGGAACGCGTCGTGTTCGACCGGCTTTCCATCCGCCGTGTCGCCGCCATCGCCGCCCTGGCGATCGCCGCCGTCCCCCTGAATTTCGCCCCGCCGCTGGCCGCTGCGGTCGTGGCCGCGCTCGTCCTGCTCGCCGTCGCCCTCGCCGACGCCCGCCACGCCGCCGGCCGTCCCCCCGAGGCCCCCTCCCCGGCGCACTAGGTCCTGTCTGACCCCGGCGTCATCAGTTCACCAACTACAGGTAGAGGTCGGCGGCAGCCCCTGCTCTGGCAGTCCGTCACCGAGCGTGAGCTGGGCAAAGGTCATCTTCGTTGTCAGGGCGTGTCCCCGATCCGCGTCACAGTCACCCGGTAGCTAGCACCGTCGGATGACAGGCGGCCCAGCGCATACCCCACACCTGCGACCGCCTCCGCCACCAGCTGCCGATCAGCAGGCTGGTCGACGACCGCACCTGGCCCGTACGCATCCCGGCCCGCTGGTAGCCGCTCTGCGCCAGCACCAGCAACGCCAGCGGCAGGAGCTCGCAGCTCTCGGCGACGCCTGGGCAGACCCTCGGCTGGTCTTCGCGTCGACGACGGGCACCCCCGTAGATCACCGCAACGACACCCGCATTCAAGGCGCTCCTTGTGGCGGCCAATGTGCGATGCGAGGAGGTGGTCACCGCAGACGGAGCGGTCAGTTTGGAAGAGCGCACTTAACCGACCGCGTTGCCCGAAACGCCTGCGGCCCGTGGCCGTACCGGTTGCGTCTCGGGCCCGCTCGTGACCGCTACGCTCCACGGTTACTGGCCGATGGATGGCCCGAGAGACTTCCGGGCGCCACAGGCCTCGACCTGCTCCGCAACCAGGTCCTGCATGGCCCCAAATGCCTCAATCCCCATGGAAGAAAGTGGCTTAAAGGGGCCGAACGGATATTAGGTGCGGGCCTACCTTCAGGATTCGTTACCTAAACGTGATATTCGCCGTCCGTGATCAACCTACCTCGGTTATGGCGATCAATACGGACCTATCGCTCGAGCTTCCGAAATTCCGTGACGCTGCGCAGCGGGCGTTTGCTTTGAGCTGGCAACGGTCGGGCACCCACACACCCTCCAACCCGATACGATCCGCGCCACCGTTGCCGATCGTCCGACTTCTATGGGCGGTCAGCGACACCCCTCTACGGCAAGGAGCAGTCAAAGAATGGTCCGAGCGATGTATCGAAAGCGAACCTTGTTCGCCCACGCAAAGAAGCGCTGCGCGGTCCTCGCGACGATGGCCCTCTCAATCGCGCTTGGCGCAGTCGTGAACGCCGCGCCGAGCTACGCATTTTCTCCTTCCGCCCCTATGGACCGCGAAAGCGTCCAGGAATCGCTTCACTACCTGACGTCCACTTACGGCATTGATGAAGCTGAGGGCATGCGGCGTCTCCAGCTGCAAAGCGATGGCCAGGAGCTCGACCGCGTATTGAGAAAGGCGGAGCCCCAGACCTACGGTGGAATGCTCCTTGACCAGGCCGCTGGAGGCGTGCTGGTTCTTTCGTTCACGCAGCCGGGGGCCGCAAGTTCATATGTAGCGTCGATGCCTGATCGTCAACACGTCCGGGTCCGGCAGGTAAGGCACCCTCTCTCAGAACTCGACGCCATCAGCGCGCGGCTTTCCAAAAAGGTCCACGCCGGACCTAACGCCATCTTCCTGCCCGCCGTCGATGAGGAAGGAAACCAAGTTGTACTGGGGGAGCGCACCTGGGTACGCGACGCGAAGCGGGCAGGCACCTTCGCCCCCAGGCCATCGGATGTCGGTACTCAGCCGACAACCAGCTCGGCTGAGCGAGCGGCAGCCGTCGATGAGGAAGTAGCCATTGCGAACGCGGCTGCCGCGGCGGAAGGCGCGTCAGTCGCTCGGCGGGCCATGAAGCTCCCGCACCCCCTGTACACCCCTTATGTTGACTGGGGTTACTGCCACCCCCTTTACTGTAAAACTACCTATGGTCCTATGCGGGGTGGCTTAAGGCTGAACATCAAGCGCGACAACGGCACTTGGGGTGGATGCACGAGCGGCTTCAACGTCCGCAGCCACGGCGGCGCCTACAACAACTGGGCTTGGGTGCTGACAGCAGGTCACTGTGTCGTCGGAAAGGCGAACAGCACCTACATCCACCACAACGGCTACAACATCCTCACACGGAATCGAAATCTGGAATTCAACACGTTCCCTTACGACTACGCGATTCTGCCGTACATCAACGGCACCTACTCGCAGAGTTGGCTCGACAACTTCACTGGGAAGAATCGAATCCTGAAGTATTGCCGTAACGGCGGCCAGGATAGCGACGCGGACACACCGTGTGGCACCCAGGCCACCTCGGCCAACCAGTACATTACCGCTACTCACACGCTATCCGAGATTAAATCCGGCTGGGTAGTGTGTGCTAGTGGGAGTGGATCCGATACCGCAAACTACCCTGAGTCCTACGGCAGTGGCGCCGGCGCCGGTTACCTGGTTGGCACCCGTTGCGGGAAGGTAATCGGAAAGGACTGGGCCATCAACACTGATATCTGCGCCCGAGCGGGCGACAGCGGTGGCCCACTGTTCAGCCAGATTGACAGCACCGGCTACGGCATCTTGGAGGGAAGCCTGCAAACCCGCACTGGCGCGTGCTATGCAGGAGAGCAGAACAACTACATCCCGTTGAGCACCATCTTCAGCGATGTAAACTCGCCCTGGATTTCCAACGGTGGCTCGACCTTCGGTATCATCACTTCCTCCACGGGCTGACGCAACGCGGTGGGGAGGCCGGCCGGGCCTCCTCACCGCACCTGTGGGTTCGCGATCACCACACCCTGCCTCAAGATGGTGGCTCTGAAATGCGTGTATTTCGGTACGTAATGGCGGCACTAGGGATCATCGCGCTGACGTGGCTGACGGGCTTGACCCCTGGCGACACCTTCGGCGTCACTGTAGACCATTGCTACGTGACGTACGATCGACAGGAAAACCAGGAAAGTCGGTGCGTCGGCTACTGGACCCGAGCGGGTCAAACGGTCACCTCGGGGCCAATCTCCGGGGTTGACGTCGGCACGGATTGGCAGGCGCTAACTACTGATCCCAACTCAGAATATGAGTGGGAAGTCCAGATTCCGAGCAAAGCAAAGCACCCGTTCGCGTTGGCTGATACGTCGCGCGCCTACGCACTTACTGGTCCTGCGTTGCTAGTCGTGGCTGTAGGCGCAGCGTGCGGCGCTGCGGCAGCGGCCCTGTTGCTTCTGCAACGTCTTCGAAGAGGAACTGCTGCGCCGGCCGCTAATTGAGCGCTTGCAGATGAGGACACAGGATCCGACCGGCGGGGCCGCTTCCCCCGTGGCGGCCTCTCTACGAGGACGCCCCCGCTCGCCCTGCGCACGAACCAGGGCGAGCGGGGGTCGTTTCCACGGCCTGGGGGCGGGGCCCCGGCAAAGTCGTGAGTGTGTCCGACTTGAGGGGGTTGGTGTAGAGAGGACAGGCCGGGCCGTGATCTGGCATGGATCTGGCACGTCGACCGCTTGGAGGGTGAAACGACGGACGCCCTGGCCTTCACCGTCTCGGTGTTGACCAGGGCGTCTTTTCGCCTATTTCAAGGGTGGAGCCGAGGGGACTCGAACCCCTGACCCCCACACTGCCAGTGTGGTGCGCTACCAGCTGCGCCACGGCCCCTTGCTGTCGTCCCGGTCGCCCGGGCACGCAGAGAACTATACACACGCCGGTCGGCATGGTCATCTCGCGGGGGGTCCCCTGCCCAGGGCTCAGTTCAGGGCCACGTCCGGGGGGAAGTGGGCCACCGCCGCCATCATGCCGCCCTGCCGGCGCAGCACCATCGGCCAGAGGTCGTCCGGCCGGTCGACGAAGGCGTCGCCGGGCAGCGCGTCGAGGACGAACCAGGAACCCTCCTCGATCTCCCGCTCCAACTGCCCCGCTCCCCACCCGGAGTAGCCGGCGAAGACCCGGATGCCGCCGATGGCGTCCCGCAGCCGCTCCGGATCCACCGAGAGATCGATCGTGCCCACCGCGCCGGAGACCCGGTGGAAGCCCTTCACCGGCTTGATCGGATGCCGCATCCGGGCCAGGCAGATGGCCGACTCCGGCTGCACCGGGCCGCCCTCGAAGAGCACCGCGGGGTGGCGGGCTAGGTCGCTCCAGTCGCCCAGGACGTCGGCGACCGCCACTTCAGTGGCGCGGTTGAGCACCACGCCGAGGGCGCCGCCGGGCTCGTGGGCGACCAGCAGCACGACCGTACGGTCGAAGTTCGGGTCCTTCAGTGCCGGAGTCGCGACCAGCAGCCGTCCGGTCATCGACTCCATGGCCCGACCACCGATCGTCTGCCCCTCCTGCATGTCGGACATTCGTCACCCGCGCGCCGGGACAGGGAACCCGATGCCGTGGACCATCCGCGCTGTCAACGCCATGCCTGGCACCATAGCCTGCGCCCGGCACGGTGGCTAAGGTCTGACGGGCGGGTGATCGAACATGACCGAGGGAGTTTCGATGGGGCCGACGGCCGAGCTGGCGGTGATCGGTGGATCGGGGCTCTACGCCCTGCTCGACGGCGCCACCGAACACGTGCTGGAGACGCCGTACGGGGCGCCGTCGGACCCGGTCACCCTCGCCGAGGTGGGCGGTCGCCGGGTGGCCTTCCTGCCCCGGCACGGACGCGACCACCGCTACCCGCCGCACCTGATCCCCTACCGGGCCAACCTCTGGGCGCTGCGGTCCCTCGGGGTACGCCAGGTGCTCGCCCCCTGCGCGGTCGGCGGACTGCGGCCGGAGCTGGGCCCGGGCACCTTCGTGGTGCCGGACCAGCTCATCGACCGGACCAGCGGGCGCACCCAGACCTACTACGACCGGGGGGCGGTGCACGTCTCGTTCGCCGACCCGTACTGCCCCGTCGGCCGCCGCACCCTGCTCGACGCGGCGGCGGGCCGGGCCGTCCCGGCGGTCGACGGGGGGACGGTGGTGGTGGTCGAGGGGCCGCGCTTCTCCACCCGGGCCGAGTCCCGCTGGTTCGCCGCGATCGGCGGGTCGGTGGTCAACATGACCGGCCACCCGGAGGCGGTGCTCGCCCGCGAGCTGGCCCTCTGCTACACCTCGATCGCGCTGGTCACCGACCTGGACGCGGGCGTGGAGAGCGGCGAGTCGGTCACCCAGGAGG
The window above is part of the Micromonospora inositola genome. Proteins encoded here:
- the mgrA gene encoding L-glyceraldehyde 3-phosphate reductase encodes the protein MTYLAADERYDTMTYRRSGRSGLPLPAISLGLWHNFGPDRPFERQRDIIRRAFDLGITHFDLANNYGPPPGSAEENFGRLLATDLKPYRDELVVSSKAGYLMWPGPYGEWGSRKYLISSLDQSLRRMGLDYVDVFYSHRFDPDTPLEETMGALDAIVRSGKALYVGVSNHNSEQTARAAAILRDLGTPLLINQPSYSMLNRWIEDDGLLDTLENVGAGCIAYSPLAQGLLTDRYLGGIPADSRVRTSVFLNESDLSPEKMATIRALGAIAERRGQSLAQLALAWALRDPRMTSLIIGASSVAQLEGNVAALDNLDFTTEELAEIDHHLG
- a CDS encoding lytic polysaccharide monooxygenase auxiliary activity family 9 protein; protein product: MAVRRMLAAVAVVAATLLLAAAPAAAHGAPTDPLSRAAACGPEGGHAATTACRAAIAAGAAVREWDNIRVARIDGRDRERIPDGELCSGGLSAYRGLDLARTDWPATTLTAGGRYTFKYRTTIPHKGTFRLYATTASYDPSRRLTWADLETRPFLTVTDPPIRAGAYQMPGRLPSGRSGRHLIYIIWQNSDTQDTYYSCSDVVFRSSSGTASGARGGPSASPAATIERATPGALAPAAAPGGAAGVPAEAGVPVASVTDLGGVRWPLVAGAAAVVTVLLAATVGMRLRRAGSVPVGRTCEVRNHRAGRRRIW
- a CDS encoding DUF4153 domain-containing protein; translated protein: MSEPPPAPDSPRTAPAAGPTGGDAPGDATPYLLVMPTTDGSPPDIVWPGQEGQPAWAIPVTVPAGTRGYAVFLPLVPAPAGEGPAAPPPPVAPQATAGAPVIPAQVATPDAPASVADGSAEQTPPNAPETATAEGSAPASPVTAPTSAGATQPAAAPTAAAAGTPSGPAPTVPQQRLVPGRPEAVLQPAIGPGAPTAPYAGQPAPPWATFPPQPGATWAPRPPVPRTSFLGASWPGPQPATGRATPLAVLAGALGIAFFVPLSRTGIGWFLGWLVLTAGVVAAVRRGTAELPRTERLVRGGWAVAALALLSVLAFRNAWWLVTFCVLGALGCATLAIVGGRLVRSILFSLVAAPFAALRGLPWVRRHITATPDTGMVRRVTGSVVATVLVLLVFGGLLSSADAAFSEVLGAIVPEINVGTVFRWIFLAVVGALIAVAAVYTLAAPPDLSTVDKPSRRNLGLLEWAPAIGALTVLFAGFVVVQFTVLFGGQRHVQKVAGLSYSEYARSGFWQLLFVTLLTLAVLGAVSRWASRERKVERTVLRVLLGLLSALSVVIVVSALSRMYTYQKVYSFTGERIFVMAFELLLGAVFLMILAAGIRWRGRWIPGATVGLAVVMLLSLAVLNPEDYAAQRNIARYQQTGKIDAWYLRALSADATPSLTRLPDPVRRCTLSWVDDDLAEPDPWYAWNLGRYRARQALDRIGEDAVGGPKDCRAADQFDLPKSRRPR
- a CDS encoding glycoside hydrolase family 15 protein is translated as MDSYPAVEGHGLIGDLQTAALVSRDGTLDWFCAPRFDSPSIFGGLLDRHEGGYFQVSPVGVDYRSKQLYVPGTPILITRFLSADGVAELVDFMPVAGDRATDRHRLVRVIRIVRGTMRFRIECQPRFNYGRDPHELDEYPDGVIYRTPSLSLTLNPVREVEVGVDTYIRRTSEGVSAIGTLREGEIGGVVLETASPGPPRVVSSGEVWEMLDQTRDFWRRWLGRSCYTGRWREMVERSAMTLKLMTYAPTGALIAAPTAGLPEQIGGERNWDYRYTWVRDASLSVHALLGLGFTDEAGRYLGWLNDRIRDSVATGVPLQIMYRVDGSPDLTEEVLDHFEGYRGSSPVRVGNGAAGQLQLDIHGEAMSALHLADRHGFQGSHQGWLNVRHLVDWLCDHWDQPEDGIWETRSGRQDFTFGRLMCWVALDRAIRLANRRGLPADTTRWANARNDIYEQIMARGFHPGRGAFVQHYATDVLDAALLTMPGVGFVSPTDPMWQSTLRAMDAELVSDSLVYRYEPAASPDGLRGNEGTFSMCTFWYVQALAYSGRLDEARLTFEKMLTYSSDLGLYAEEIAPTGEQIGNFPQAFSHLSLISTAVSLDQLLDDRP